Within the Streptomyces sp. NBC_00353 genome, the region AGAGAGGTCCGCATCTGCTCGTCGGTCATGCGCTCAGGATGCCGTCGATCGTCCCGCCGACCGTGCCACTGGAGCTGCCGCCCCTCGCGTTTCCCCTGAATACGTCAGTACGTCGGAATACGTCGGAATACGTCGGCCCCGTAGTCACATACGTAACAAAGAAAGCCGCAAGCGCTTCCCAAACAGATCGTCAATTCTCATATAGTGACCTCGACTTGATTAGGAATTATCAGCTCCAGTTATCGCCCTCACCCTCGCCCGCGCCGAACTGTCCGGATCCGCCCTGTCCGTCACCGTCCGCCCCCAAGGACTCCGCTTGCGCTCCTCATCCCGGCCGACCGCACTGGCCCTGCTGGTCTCGGCGGCCGTCACCGGCTCCTGCTGCCTGTGGGCGGCCGTCGCCGCCCCCGCCTCGGTAAGGACCCCGCTGGCCTGGGGGGCGGGCGCCGCCGCCGTGCTGCTGTCGGTCGCCGTGGCGGCCGCCGTGCACGCCCGGGTCACCATGCGCCTGCTGCGCGCGCGTCACGCGGTGGAGGCCGAGCGGTTCACCGCGGAGACCTCGCGGCTGGTGTCGACGTCCGCGGCCGAGGCCCAGCGGTTCACCGCGGAGACGGCCAGGATCAAGGCCGCCGCCTCGGCCGAGACCGCCCGGATCACCGAGCAGGCGGCCGCCGAGGCCGCCCGGCTGGGCGCCGAGGTGGAACAGCTGACCGCCCGCGCGGCCCGCAGCGCCACCGAGCGCTCCGCCGCGGTCGCCGCATGCGCCAATGCCGCGGGCCGGATGCAGGCCCTGGCCACGAGCATGCTCGCCGACCTGCGCGAGATGGAGCACCGGCACTCCGCCGAGGACATCCTCGGGGATCTGCTGCACCTGGACCACCGCACCGCCCAGGTCGGCCGGGTGGCCGACTCGATCGCCGTGCTGACCGGTGCCCGCTCCGGACGCCGCTGGGCGAAGCCGATCGTGATGGAGTCCATCCTGCGCGGCGCGATGGGCCGGATCGGCGGCTATCAGCGGGTACGTCTCCACTCGACCAGTGATGTCGCGATCGCCGGCCACGCCGCCGAGGGTGTCATGCACGCCCTCGCCGAACTCCTCGACAACGCTGCCAACTTCTCGCCGCCCACCGCGGAAGTCCATGTGTACGTCGAGGAGGTGCCGGCCGGTGTCGTGCTGACTGTCGAGGACAGCGGCCTGGTGATGAGCGATGTGCAGTTGCGGCGCGCCGAGCGCGCGGTGTCCGCGACCGACCAGGACCTGGCCGGGCTGTCCGGCACCCGGCTCGGCCTGGCCGTCGTCGGCCGGCTGGCCCGCAAGCACGGTCTGACGGTGTCGTTCCGGCCGTCCGCGCGGGGCGGCACGGGAGCATTGATGATGCTCCCGCAGGAGCTCATCACCCGGACCCCGGTGGCCGTTCCGGCACCCGCCCCGGTCACCGCGACGCCGCCCCTCGCGCCGGCCGCCGGGCCGGAACCCGCCCACGACGCGACGGACACGGCACCGGAGGCCGACGCCGGCACCGGCACCGGCGCTGAGCCCGGCACAGAGACCGGCACCGACGCCGAGCCCGAGCCCGCCACCGGCGAGAGCGGACTGCCCAAGCGCACCCGCGGTCGTACCCTCGCCGCCGCCGAGGCCCGCGCCCGGACCGACGGCGCCACCGCAACTCCCCGGCCCCGTACCGCCGACCCCAAGGAACAGGCAGCGCGCTTCAGCAGCTTCCGCCAGGCTGTACGGCCCAATTCCCCGCACCCGGAAGGCAACACCCGATGACCGCGACCACCGACGAGAAGCTCAACTGGCTGCTGGAGGGGCTCCTGGAGCGCACCCCCGGCACCCGGCATGCCCTCGTCCTCTCCAGGGACGGCCTCAAGCTGTGCCGCACCCCCGAGCTCTCCGTCGACCAGGCCGACCAGCTGGCCGCGATCTCGGCCGGCATCCAGAGCCTCTCGCACGGCGCGTCCGTCGAGTTCGGTGACGGCACCGGCGGCGTACGGTCCGCGATGGCCGAGTTCTACGGCGGCGTGCTGTTCATCGTCGAGGCGGGCGCGGGCGCCCATCTCGCGGTCGTCGCCTCCGAGGACGCCGATGTCGGCCTCATCGGGCACAACATGAGCGAGCTCGTCGAGCAGCTCGGCGAGCACCTCAGTGCCCCGCCGCGCTCCACCGCGGACCCGACTGCCACCGTCGACGCGACCGCCGACGTATGACCCGCCCCCGACCCGGCCGGGACGACGGTCCGGACCGGCTGTACACCCTCACCGGTGGCCGCAGCCGGTCCGATTCGGACGCGTTCGACCTGGTGACGCTGGTGGTCTCCGAATGCGAGCCGTCCCCCGGCATGCAGTCGGAGCACGTCACCATCCTGCGCATGTGCGAGCGCCCCACCGCGGTCGTGGAGATCGCGGCGGGCCTCGGCCTGCCGGTCAGCATCGTCCGGATCATGCTGTCCGATCTGCTGGCCACCGGCCGGATCAGCGCCCGTCACCCCCGTACCGCCCGTGTCGCGGACCGGTTCCCCGACCCCGACATCCTGGAACAGGTGCTCGTTGGACTCCGCAACCTCTGACCGTTCCGCCCTGCAGGCGACGGCCGACAACGGACTGAAGATCGTCGTCGTCGGCGGCTTCGGCGTCGGCAAGACCACCATGGTCCGATCCGTCAGCGAGATCCGTCCGCTGAACACGGAAGAGACCATGACCCGCGCGGGCGAGGCCGTCGACCGTCTCGACGGGGTGTACGCGAAATCGTCCACGACCGTCGCCTTCGACTTCGGCCGGATCACGCTCGACGAACGCTCGGTGCTGTACCTGTTCGGCGCCCCCGGTCAGGAACGCTTCTGGTTCCTGTGGGACCGGCTGTTCTCGGGCACGCTCGGCGCCGTCGTCCTCGTCGACACCCGTCGGCTCGCCGACTCCTGGTACGCGATCGACCGCCTGGAGCACCACGGCACGCCGTTCATCGTGGCGTGCAACGACTTCGGCGGCCCGCTCCACACCGAACAGCAGATACGTGAGGCGCTCGACCTCTCGGACGACATACCCCTGGTGGAGTGCGACGCCCGGGACCGTTCGTCGAGCAAGTACGTACTGATCACGCTGGTCGAGCACCTCCATGCGCTCGCGCAGGGCAAGGTGTCCGCCCCGTCCGCCGCCCGTCCGGAGACCACGCCGGAGCCCGCACCGCAGAAGACCCCGGAGCCCAGCTCGTGACTCAGCCCCCGGCGCCCCCCGCCGGCTGCCCCGTCCCGCACGGCCCCGCGCCGCTCTCGGGCCCCCGGTTCCAGACCGAACCGACCCGGCTGTACCGGGAGATGCGCCGCGACCACGGAGCCGTGGCGCCTGTCGTCCTCGACGGCGACGTACCCGCCTGGCTCGTCCTCGGCTACCGCGAACTGCACCAGCTGACCAACGACCCGGTGCTGTTCAGCCGCGACTCCGACCTGTGGAACCAGTGGGACCGCATTCCGGACGACTGGCCGCTGCTGCCGATGATCGGCCGCAAGCAGCCGTCGATCCTGTACACGGTCGGCCCGCGCCACACCGAGCGCGCCGCGATGATCAGCAACGCGCTGGAGGCCGTCGACCCGTTCGCGCTCAAGCGGTACGCGGAGGACTTCGCGGACACGCTCATCGACCGGTTCTGCTCCAAGGGCGGGACCGACATCATCGCCGACTACGCGATGCTGCTCCCGGCCCTCGTCCTGGCGAAGATCTACGGCTTCGGCAGCGATACCGGATTTGCGCTCGTCGGCTCGATCAACGACATGATCGACGGCCGCGAGCGGGCCCTCGCCGGGCAGCAGCACCTCGCCTCGTCCATGGTCCAGCTGCTGGTCGACAAGAACGCCGAGCCCGCCGACGACGTCGCCACCCGGATGCTCGCCGACCCCGGCGGCTTCACCGACGAGGAAATCGCCCAGGACCTGATGGTCATGATGGCCGCGGGCCACCAGCCGACCGCCGACTGGATGGGCAACTCGCTGCGGCTGATGCTCACCGACGACCGGTTCGCCGCGTCCCTGTCGGGCGGCCGGCACAGCGTCGCCGAGGCCATGAACGAGGTCCTCTGGGAAGACACCCCGACGCAGAACGTGGCGGGCCGCTGGGCGTCGCGCGACACCCACCTCGGCGGCCGTCACATCCAGGCGGGCGACCTGCTGCTGCTCGGCATCGCCGCCGCCAACGGGGATCCGCAGGTCCGCACCGACGGCTCGTCACTGACCGGCGGCAACAACGCGTTTCTCTCCTTCGGCCACGGCGAGCACCGCTGCCCGTTCCCGGCCCAGGAGACCGCCGAGGTCATCGCCCGTACCGGCATCGAGGTGCTGCTGGACCGGCTGCCGGACCTCGACCTCGCCGTCCCCGCCGAACAGCTGACCCGGCGCCCGTCCCCCTGGCTGCGGGGCCTGACGGACCTGCCCGTGACGTTCACTCCCACCCCCGCCCTTGGAGGCCATTGATGACCCGGATCGCCCTTGACCCCTTCGTCACCGATCTCGACGGCGAGAGCGCCCGGCTGCGCGCGGCGGGTCCGCTCGCCGAGGTGGAGCTGCCGGGCGGGGTGCACTGCTACGCGGTCACCCACCACGCCGAGGCGCGGCAGCTGCTCACCGACAGCCGGGTCGTCAAGGACATCAATGTCTGGAGCGCCTGGCAGCGCGGCGAGATACCGATGGACTGGCCGCTGATCGGCCTCGCCAACCCGGGCCGTTCCATGCTGACGGTCGACGGCGCGGACCACCGCCGGCTGCGCACCCTGGTCGCGCAGGCGCTGACCGTGAAGCGGGTGGAGCGGCTGCGGGCCGGCATCGAGGCGCTGACGACGGCGAGCCTGGACCGGCTGTCGGCGCTGCCCCGGGGCGAGCAGATCGACCTGAAGGCGGAGTTCGCGTACCCGCTGCCGATGAACGTGATCAGCGAGCTGATGGGCGTGGACGCCGCCGACCACCCGCGGCTGAAGGAGCTGTTCGAGAAGTTCTTCTCGACGCAGACGCCGCCGGAGGAGGTCCCGCAGATGATGGCGGACCTCGGCGCCCTCTTCACGAAGATCGTCGACGCCAAGCGTGAGAGCCCGGGTGACGATCTGACGAGCGCCCTGATCGCGGCCTCCGAGGACGGCGACCACCTCACCGACGAGGAGATCGTCAACACCCTCCAGCTGATCATCGCGGCAGGCCACGAGACCACCATCAGCCTGATCGTGAACGCGGTCGTGGCACTCCAGACCCACCCCGAGCAGCGCAAGCAGGTGCTCGGCGGGGAGGTGCCGTGGGAGAACGTGATCGAGGAGACCCTGCGCTGGAACACCCCGACCTCGCATGTGCTGATCCGGTTCGCCACGGAGGACGTCGAAGTCGGCGACAAGGTGCTGCCGAAGGGCGAGGCGCTGATCGTCTCCTTCGGTGCGCTGGGCCGCGACGAGGCGCAGTACGGGCCGACCGCCGGTGACTTCGATGTCACCCGCTCCCCCAACCGCCACATCGCGTTCGGCCACGGCCCGCATGTGTGCCCCGGGGCGGCGCTGTCGCGGCTGGAGGCGGGGGTGGCGCTGCCCGCGCTGTACGAGCGGTTCCCGGATCTGGAACTCGCCGTCCCGGCCTCCGAGCTGCGGAACAAGCCGATCGTCACCCAGAACGACCTGTACGACCTGCCGGTCGAGCTGGGCTGATCCGCCGTTCGAGGTGGTCCACAGGCCGGAGCGGTGTCTCATCCGACGGACACGGTCCTCGACCGTGTCCACGAGGTACTACGCTCCGGTTCGTGGCCGATATCCAGATTCCCGCTGACATCAAGCCCTCCGACGGACGCTTCGGCGCCGGTCCTTCCAAGGTGCGGACGGAGGCGCTCGACGCGCTGGCCGCCACCGGAACGTCTCTTCTCGGTACGTCCCACCGCCAGGCCCCGGTCAAGAACCTGGTCGGCTCGGTGCGTCAGGGTGTGCGCGACCTCTTCTCCCTCCCCGAGGGCTACGAGGTGATCCTGGGCAACGGCGGTTCCACCGCCTTCTGGGACATCGCGACGCACGGTCTGATCGAGACGAAGTCCCAGCACCTCAACTTCGGTGAGTTCTCGTCGAAGTTCACGAAGGCCGCCGAGCTCGCCCCGTGGCTGGCCGACCCGAGCGTCATCGCCTCCGACCCGGGCACCCACCCGGAGCCGCAGGCCGAGGCGGGCGTCGACGTCTACGCGTTCACGCACAACGAGACGTCGACCGGTGTCGCCATGCCGATCAAGCGCGTCTCGGGTGCCGACGAGGGCTCCCTCGTCGTGGTGGACGCCACCTCCGGCGCCGGTGGTCTGCCGGTCGACATCACCGAGACGGACGTCTACTACTTCGGGCCGCAGAAGTCCTTCGCCGCCGACGGTGGCCTGTGGATCGCCGTGTTCTCCCCGGCGGCCCTGGAGCGCGCCGCGCGCATCCATGCCTCCGGCCGCCACATCCCGGAGTTCTTCTCGCTGCCGACGGCGATCGACAACTCCCTGAAGAACCAGACGTACAACACCCCGGCGCTCGCCACGCTGTTCCTCCTGAACGAGCAGCTGACCTGGCTGAACACCCAGGGAGGCCTGGACTTCTCGGTCGGCCGCACCGCCACGTCCGCGCGGAACCTGTACGGCTGGGCCGAGGAGTCGAAGTACGCGACCCCGTTCGTCACCGACCCGGCGAAGCGCTCGCAGGTCATCGGCACCATCGACTTCGCGGACGAGATCGACGCATCGGCGGTCGCCAAGGTGCTGCGCGCCAACGGCATCGTCGACACGGAGCCGTACCGCAAGCTGGGCCGCAACCAGCTGCGTGTCGCGATGTTCCCGGCGATCGACCCGGCGGACGTGCTGGCCCTGACGGCCTGCATCGACTACGTGATCGAGAAGCTGTAACGAGCAGCTGTACGTCTCCGAGGGGCCCTTGGTACGGATCCGTACCAAGGGCCCCTCGCCGTTGCTCAGCCCGCCGCCTCCATCAGGACCGTCCGGAGCCTGCCGATCCCTTCCTCCCACGGCTCCCCGTGCCCGCCCTCGCTCCACAGCTCCAGCAGCTCGGACGGCTCGGTCACCACCCGGTCGAGGGCCTGGACCGCAAGGCCCCGCAGCTCCAGGGGAAGCGTCGGAAGGGGCTCGTCCGGCCCGTACGCAGTCGTCACGGGCTCCCCGCCCGGGCACTGCGCGGCCACCAGGGCGGCCGCTGCCACGGCCACAACGGCCTCGTCGGAGTCGAGGTGGTCCTGAGTCCCGACGACCACCGAAAGAGCCTCCCGGATCAGCTCGGCACGCTCGCCCTCCGGGGCGTCGTCCAGGTCCCCCGAGAAGTCCGCTGCGGTGTCGCTGTCGAAATGACCGATGTCCCAGGTGCCCATGGCAACCCCTCCCTCAGTGATGCGGTTCATCGTGCCAACGATTCCTAATCTTTTTGTCAAGCGGCGTTCGTGATGGGGGGTATGGGTTCGTAGCACCGTCCGTCGCGCAACAGGGCCCACAAGACGTTGACCCGGCGGCGGGCGAGGGCGAGGACGGCCTGGGTATGGCGTTTGCCTTCGGCGCGTTTGCGGTCGTAGAAGCGGCGGGACTCCTCGCAGCAGCGGATGCTGATCAACGCCGAGGTATAGAACACGCGCTGGAGGCGTCGGCTGTAACGTCTGGGCCGGTGCAGGTTGCCGCTGATCTTGCCCGAGTCACGCGGAGCGGGGGCGACGCCGGCGAACCCGGCGAGGCGGTCCGGGCTATCGAAGGCCGTCATGTCGCCGCCGGTGGCGGCGAGGAACTCGGCGCCGAGCAGGGGTCCGATGCCGGGCATGCTCGCGATCACCTCAGCGTGTTTGTGCTCGCGAAACCGGGCCTCGATGAGCTTGTCGGTCTCGGCGATCTGCTCATTGAGGCGCATTACCTCCCTGGCGAGCGTGTGCACGAGCTGGGCCGTCGGCTTCTCCCCGGTCACGCTGGTGTGTTGGTTCTCGGCAGCCGCCAGGGCCGTCTCTGCGAGCTGGGCAGCACCGCGGACCTTGCGGTTGCGCAACCAGGTCTGCAGTCGCCGGGCGCCGGTCCTGCGGATGGCGGCCGGGGTCTGGTAGCCGGTCAGCAGGATCAGCGGGCCGGTGTTGGTGAGGTCCAGTGCCCGGTCCAGAGAGGGAAAGATGCTGGTGAGGTGGTTGTGGAGCCGGTTGATCACGCGGGTGCGGTCGTCGGCGAGGTCGCGGCGATGGCCGGTGAGTACCTTGATCTCGGCGACGAGTTCGTCGCCGGGCCGCAAGGGCTGCAGGTCCCGGCGGATCCGGGCCTGGTCGGCGATGATCGCGGCGTCCTTGGCGTCGGTCTTGCCTTCGCCCCGGTAGCCCTCGGAGGCGCGGCTGACGGCTCGGCCAGGGATGTAGAGCGTGTGCTGGCTGTGGTTGAGGAGCAGATCGATCAGCAGGGCGGCGCCGCCGTCGGCAAGGTCGATGCCCCAGGTGACCTCATCGCCCAGGGCGAGGACATCGGCCAGGAGCTTCAGCAGTTCCGGCTCGTCGTTGGCCACGCGCCGCGACAGCAGCCGTTTGCCGGTGTCGTCGATCACCACGCAGTGGTGATGGGTCCTGCCGGCGTCGATGCCGGCCCAGATCGCTGTCACGCGCTCTCCACGGGTCGTTTGCCTACATGCACCACAGACGACCTCGCTGGCGAGTCCCTACTCAGCGATCGGATCGCAATTCCTAATCAGCAGCCGAGTCGTCGGGGGGTGTCGGGCGGCGAATCGTAGGAAGCCACACGGACGGCAGACCACTGAAAGCCACACCCGACACCCCTGGGTGAGCCAACCCTACGAATGGCTCGCTCATCCCGATCAACAAGGTAGGGACCACTGACAAGGGCATGTCCCGCTCGTTCACTCGACCGAGTGGACGATCACCAACGGGACATGTGGGGGCACACCGTCCTACGATGACGCTCTCGACACCACCCAACAGTCGATGTCGCGGATCTGCTCAAGGCCGGGCAGCACCGGAAGTGACGTCCGTGCGGTGCCACCGCCGCTCCCCGTCCTCCCACTCGTCGGTGGGGACGAGTCCTGCCGCCGCGGCCACCGCCGCGGACGCGGTGTGGTCGGGGTGGATGTGCGCGACGACCGTATGGACCGTGCCCCCGGCCAGCAGGTGCGCCACCAGCCCCGCCGCCGCCTCCTTCGCGTAACCCAGGCCCTGCCACCGGGTGCCGATCACCCAGGCGATCTCGGCCCGCCGACCCACCACCGTGGCCTGGACCCAGCCCGCCAGGCGGCCGTCGGCGCGGACCCGGAGTACCCAGTTCCACCAGTGTTCGGCAGGGTCGGGGGAGCCGGATTCCCAGCGGGTGTAACGAGCCCGGAGGGTGTCGAGGTCCTCCGGGGCGCCGCCCGTGTACGTGTGCAGGGCCGGGTCGGCGAGGACCGCCGCCATCTCCTCGGCGTGCGCGGCTCGCAGCGGAGTTGCGTCGAGCCGCTCGGTGGAGAAGGCCTCGGGCCCGTGGTTCGTCATAGCGCCCGACCCTACGTGCGGCGCTGCACGGGATGGCTCCGGCCCCGGGATCTGCGCCGACGGGGGTCGGGTGCGGTCGGTCAGCCGCGCTTGCGGCGCCGGTTCATGAAGACGAGCGCGCCCACGGCGGCGAGCAGCGCCGCTCCGACCAGCGTGCTGCCCTTCATCTCGCTGCCGCCCCCGCCCGCGCCGCCGGCGGACGACGCGCCGCCGCCGTCCTTCGACGGAGACTTGGAGTCGCTGCCGTTTCCGCGCGCTCCTGCGACGTCCACCCGTACCACCTCGCTCCGCGCGCCCTCCGAGCCGAACATCAGCGCCGAGCCGTCCGCCGTGTACGTCACGGACTCGGCCTGCCCCTGCAGCGGCGCGTCCACACGGTGGTCGGCACCGAGCCGTCCGTCCTCGAACGCGTAGCCACGGGCGCTGAAGTAGGACCGCAGCACCAGTTCCTTCCCGTCCGGCGAGAACGTCCCGTCCGTCACCCATGGCACCTCCCCGACCCGCCGGAACACATTGGTCCGGCCGGTGGTGAGCCGTGCGGGGCCTTCGTAGAGTCCGCCGCCGCCCTCGTTCTTCGAGGCGATGTAGACCCGGCCGGTCTTCGGGTGGACCATCAGCGCCTCGGCGTTGCGCGCCCCGTCCGCGTACTTCACGTCGAACTGGGTCGCCCGGACCGTCGCGTCCTTCAGCACCTTCGGTTCGGGGAACCGGTAGATCCAGACGTGGTCCCAGCTGCCGTTCAGGTTGTCGCCGATGTCGCCGACGTACAGATTGCCGTCGGGCCCGAGCGAGATCGCCTCCACGTCGCGCGGCGCGCCGACCCCGCGCATGGTGATCGTCGCGACGGTCTTCCCGGTCCGGGAGTCGACGGCGTAGATGTACGGTCCGTCCTCGCTGTCGTTGTGCGTCCAGTAGATGCCCGGGTGGGCGCGGCTCGCGGCGAGGCCGCTGGACTCGGTGATCCGGGGGTCCTCGATCGTGAAGCTGCGGTCGGCAGCTCCGTCGTCGGCCGTGGCCGGGACCGCGGTCACGGCCGCACCGGCGAGGACGAGCAGCGCGGCGGCGCCGGAGACAGTCAGATACGAACGCATGGGGTCAAGTGTCCATCGTCACGTCGCAGCCCGGCGCGTTGATCCGCCATGATGTCGCCATGCGTTTCATGTTCGTCGGCGATTCCATGACCATCGGGCGCGCCGGCGACTTCACCTGGCGCTACCGCATGTGGCAGCACCTCGAAGCGGCCTTCGACAGTCCGTACGAGATCGTCGGCCCGCGCACCGAGCTGTACGACACCGTGACGAACACCCCGGGCTCGTACGCGTACGGCGATCCGGAGTTCCCCGCCGAGGCCCGCCGCCATCTGGCGGGCTGGGGCGAGGGGTGGCTGCACATGGCCCCGGTGATCGCGGACACGGTCACCGCGACCCGCGCGGACGTGCTGCTCGTCTCGCTCGGCCTGATAGACCTCGGGTTCTACACGGACAGCGAGCAGACCGCCCTCAACGTAAGGGCGTTCATCGAGGCCGCCCGCACCGCCGCACCTCACGTCAAGGCCGTGCTCCTGCCTGTGATACCGAACGTCCGGGCCGAGTCCGATGCCCCGTTCGCCGCCGAGTGCGACCGCTTCAACGAACTGCTCGCGAAGGCCGTCGCCGATCTCGACACGCCGGCGTCCCCCATCCTGCTGGCGTCGCGCCCGGCCACCTACGACATCCACACGGACACCTACGACGGTACGCACCCCGGCCCCACGGGTGAACAGAAACTTGCCGGGGCGTTCGCCGACGCGATGCACCAGGCGTGGGGCCTGGGCGGTCCCTACATGTCGAGCCCGTCCGGCGGTTGAGGACAACAGCCCCGGGTCCCCCGGATCTCCTCACTGCCCCGCGGGTCGCGCCCGCACATGCATCCGCTCGCCCTGTCTCCCGAACAGGCTGAGGAACTCGACCGGTTCCGGCCCGGCGCTGGCCCACGCATGGGGCGTACGGGTGTCGAACTCCACGACCTCCCCGGCGGTGAGTACGAGATCGTGCTCACCCAGCACCAGCCGAAGCCTCCCGGCCAGCACGTACAGCCACTCGTAGCCCTCGTGCACCCGCTGCTCCAGCGGCCCGGTCGCGCCTCGGCCGCCGGGAAGGATCTGCTTGTACGCGTGCGGCCCGCCGAGGTGACGGGTCAGCGGCATGAATGTCATGCCGTCGCGGGTGAAGGGGCGCAGATGGATGCGGGGATCCCCGGTGGGCGGGGCGCCGACGAGTTCGTCCAGCTGCACGCCGTACGCCTTGGCCAGCGGCAGCAGCAGTTCCAGGGTCGGTCTGCGGTGGCCGGACTCCAGCCGGGAGAGGGTGCTGAGCGAGATGCCGGTCGTATCGCTCAGCTGGGCCAGGGTCGTGCCGCGGTCCCGGCGCAGCGCCCGCAGTCTCGGACCGACACCGGTCAGGACGGCGGCGAACCCGTCTCCGTCCGCCTCTTCTTCTCCCGCTGTCCTCGCACCCTCTGCCATACCTCCATTTGCCGTCCCGGCAAGTGGAGTTGTCAAGCCGCGTGGTCATGGCGAGCTGTCACGGCGAGCCCAGCATGATCAGGGAGAGCCGGGTCAGCTCATCGGTCAGCCAGTCGGGCGTGACCTGGCGCGGACGCCGGCCGTGGTGCGCGAGGAGCTCGTCGACCGAGTGGGTCATCACCATGACCGCGACCCGCTGGTCGCCGTCCCCCACCTCACCCCGCTCCGCGGCACGCTCGGCCTCGCACGTCAGGAACTCCGACCACATCCTCCGCCACATCGCGAGATGGTCGTCCACCGTGCGGCTGACGCCCAGCACTTCGACGAACGCCACCCGCGCGCCGCGCGGATCATCCGTGACGGCCCGCACATAGGCGTCGAAGAGGCGACGGAACCGCTCCTCGGTCGAGCACTCGTCCATGCCGTCGGAGAGCAGGACCGCCTCGGACGCGCGCAGTCCGCGGGTCGCCACCTCGTCGTACAGCGCGATCAACAGCGCCTCCCGCGAGGTGAACTGCTGGGAGAAGGCCCGGACCGGCACCTTCGCCTCGGCACACAGCTGCTCGACGGTCGTGTTTG harbors:
- the serC gene encoding phosphoserine transaminase — translated: MADIQIPADIKPSDGRFGAGPSKVRTEALDALAATGTSLLGTSHRQAPVKNLVGSVRQGVRDLFSLPEGYEVILGNGGSTAFWDIATHGLIETKSQHLNFGEFSSKFTKAAELAPWLADPSVIASDPGTHPEPQAEAGVDVYAFTHNETSTGVAMPIKRVSGADEGSLVVVDATSGAGGLPVDITETDVYYFGPQKSFAADGGLWIAVFSPAALERAARIHASGRHIPEFFSLPTAIDNSLKNQTYNTPALATLFLLNEQLTWLNTQGGLDFSVGRTATSARNLYGWAEESKYATPFVTDPAKRSQVIGTIDFADEIDASAVAKVLRANGIVDTEPYRKLGRNQLRVAMFPAIDPADVLALTACIDYVIEKL
- a CDS encoding GTP-binding protein, yielding MDSATSDRSALQATADNGLKIVVVGGFGVGKTTMVRSVSEIRPLNTEETMTRAGEAVDRLDGVYAKSSTTVAFDFGRITLDERSVLYLFGAPGQERFWFLWDRLFSGTLGAVVLVDTRRLADSWYAIDRLEHHGTPFIVACNDFGGPLHTEQQIREALDLSDDIPLVECDARDRSSSKYVLITLVEHLHALAQGKVSAPSAARPETTPEPAPQKTPEPSS
- a CDS encoding DUF4259 domain-containing protein: MGTWDIGHFDSDTAADFSGDLDDAPEGERAELIREALSVVVGTQDHLDSDEAVVAVAAAALVAAQCPGGEPVTTAYGPDEPLPTLPLELRGLAVQALDRVVTEPSELLELWSEGGHGEPWEEGIGRLRTVLMEAAG
- a CDS encoding GNAT family N-acetyltransferase; the protein is MTNHGPEAFSTERLDATPLRAAHAEEMAAVLADPALHTYTGGAPEDLDTLRARYTRWESGSPDPAEHWWNWVLRVRADGRLAGWVQATVVGRRAEIAWVIGTRWQGLGYAKEAAAGLVAHLLAGGTVHTVVAHIHPDHTASAAVAAAAGLVPTDEWEDGERRWHRTDVTSGAARP
- a CDS encoding roadblock/LC7 domain-containing protein — its product is MTATTDEKLNWLLEGLLERTPGTRHALVLSRDGLKLCRTPELSVDQADQLAAISAGIQSLSHGASVEFGDGTGGVRSAMAEFYGGVLFIVEAGAGAHLAVVASEDADVGLIGHNMSELVEQLGEHLSAPPRSTADPTATVDATADV
- a CDS encoding ATP-binding protein, encoding MRSSSRPTALALLVSAAVTGSCCLWAAVAAPASVRTPLAWGAGAAAVLLSVAVAAAVHARVTMRLLRARHAVEAERFTAETSRLVSTSAAEAQRFTAETARIKAAASAETARITEQAAAEAARLGAEVEQLTARAARSATERSAAVAACANAAGRMQALATSMLADLREMEHRHSAEDILGDLLHLDHRTAQVGRVADSIAVLTGARSGRRWAKPIVMESILRGAMGRIGGYQRVRLHSTSDVAIAGHAAEGVMHALAELLDNAANFSPPTAEVHVYVEEVPAGVVLTVEDSGLVMSDVQLRRAERAVSATDQDLAGLSGTRLGLAVVGRLARKHGLTVSFRPSARGGTGALMMLPQELITRTPVAVPAPAPVTATPPLAPAAGPEPAHDATDTAPEADAGTGTGAEPGTETGTDAEPEPATGESGLPKRTRGRTLAAAEARARTDGATATPRPRTADPKEQAARFSSFRQAVRPNSPHPEGNTR
- a CDS encoding cytochrome P450 family protein; protein product: MTRIALDPFVTDLDGESARLRAAGPLAEVELPGGVHCYAVTHHAEARQLLTDSRVVKDINVWSAWQRGEIPMDWPLIGLANPGRSMLTVDGADHRRLRTLVAQALTVKRVERLRAGIEALTTASLDRLSALPRGEQIDLKAEFAYPLPMNVISELMGVDAADHPRLKELFEKFFSTQTPPEEVPQMMADLGALFTKIVDAKRESPGDDLTSALIAASEDGDHLTDEEIVNTLQLIIAAGHETTISLIVNAVVALQTHPEQRKQVLGGEVPWENVIEETLRWNTPTSHVLIRFATEDVEVGDKVLPKGEALIVSFGALGRDEAQYGPTAGDFDVTRSPNRHIAFGHGPHVCPGAALSRLEAGVALPALYERFPDLELAVPASELRNKPIVTQNDLYDLPVELG
- a CDS encoding DUF742 domain-containing protein, with amino-acid sequence MTRPRPGRDDGPDRLYTLTGGRSRSDSDAFDLVTLVVSECEPSPGMQSEHVTILRMCERPTAVVEIAAGLGLPVSIVRIMLSDLLATGRISARHPRTARVADRFPDPDILEQVLVGLRNL
- a CDS encoding IS110 family transposase, producing MTAIWAGIDAGRTHHHCVVIDDTGKRLLSRRVANDEPELLKLLADVLALGDEVTWGIDLADGGAALLIDLLLNHSQHTLYIPGRAVSRASEGYRGEGKTDAKDAAIIADQARIRRDLQPLRPGDELVAEIKVLTGHRRDLADDRTRVINRLHNHLTSIFPSLDRALDLTNTGPLILLTGYQTPAAIRRTGARRLQTWLRNRKVRGAAQLAETALAAAENQHTSVTGEKPTAQLVHTLAREVMRLNEQIAETDKLIEARFREHKHAEVIASMPGIGPLLGAEFLAATGGDMTAFDSPDRLAGFAGVAPAPRDSGKISGNLHRPRRYSRRLQRVFYTSALISIRCCEESRRFYDRKRAEGKRHTQAVLALARRRVNVLWALLRDGRCYEPIPPITNAA
- a CDS encoding cytochrome P450 is translated as MTQPPAPPAGCPVPHGPAPLSGPRFQTEPTRLYREMRRDHGAVAPVVLDGDVPAWLVLGYRELHQLTNDPVLFSRDSDLWNQWDRIPDDWPLLPMIGRKQPSILYTVGPRHTERAAMISNALEAVDPFALKRYAEDFADTLIDRFCSKGGTDIIADYAMLLPALVLAKIYGFGSDTGFALVGSINDMIDGRERALAGQQHLASSMVQLLVDKNAEPADDVATRMLADPGGFTDEEIAQDLMVMMAAGHQPTADWMGNSLRLMLTDDRFAASLSGGRHSVAEAMNEVLWEDTPTQNVAGRWASRDTHLGGRHIQAGDLLLLGIAAANGDPQVRTDGSSLTGGNNAFLSFGHGEHRCPFPAQETAEVIARTGIEVLLDRLPDLDLAVPAEQLTRRPSPWLRGLTDLPVTFTPTPALGGH